A genomic region of Anopheles coustani chromosome 3, idAnoCousDA_361_x.2, whole genome shotgun sequence contains the following coding sequences:
- the LOC131259147 gene encoding probable cytochrome P450 6a14 gives MAWHVGLFLLGGVFALIYALIVQRYRYWTIRKVPTLPASFPLGNFGALRRLSPAEVSTELYRQMDRKERFYGLFMTLKPAIMITDLDLIKTVLIKDFSYFPDHGIYHNERVDPLSAHLFCLEGTKWKSVRSKLSPTFTSGRMKAMFPILHEVAGNFRQYLHTQLTAEPTELDLKDCCARMMIDNIGGCAFGIECNSFREPDSAFRRSGELVFDSPRYSQLVTTVLRLYPAIGHALGLKMHHDEVIAFFTGLVEDTVAMRERSATKRNDLLDTMIELKSATEAGLTMNELTAQAFGFFLAGYETSSSNITFCLYELALNEECQERARACVQEALRKHGGLTYEAIADMEYLDRCINETLRKYPPLPVLHRLSCKPYQLPGTDVILPAKMKLLIPVYAIQRDERYYPDPERFDPDRFAPEEVAKRHFSTFLSFGEGPRICIGQRLGVMQSRVGLATLLAHFRFRPGPSTPIPLVYAKDAVTLQNNGPVRLLVEPL, from the exons ATGGCGTGGCACGTCGGGTTATTTCTGCTCGGTGGTGTATTTGCACTGATTTACGCCTTGATCGTACAGCGGTATCGCTATTGGACGATCCGAAAGGTCCCAACGCTGCCGGCTTCGTTTCCCCTCGGGAACTTTGGAGCTCTCCGGCGTCTCTCGCCGGCGGAAGTGTCCACCGAGCTGTACCGCCAAATGGACCGGAAGGAGCGGTTCTACGGGCTGTTTATGACACTCAAGCCCGCCATCATGATCACCGACCTCGATCTCATCAAGACGGTGCTCATCAAAGACTTCAGCTACTTTCCAGACCACGGTATCTACCACAACGAGCGCGTTGATCCGCTGTCCGCGCACCTGTTCTGTCTGGAGGGCACCAAATGGAAGAGCGTCCGCTCGAAGCTATCGCCGACCTTCACGTCCGGTCGCATGAAGGCAATGTTTCCGATCCTACACGAGGTCGCCGGTAACTTCCGGCAGTATCTGCACACGCAGCTCACCGCCGAACCGACCGAGCTCGACCTGAAGGATTGCTGCGCACGCATGATGATCGATAACATCGGTGGCTGCGCGTTCGGCATCGAGTGCAACAGCTTCCGCGAGCCGGACAGTGCGTTCCGGCGGTCGGGTGAGCTGGTGTTCGACAGTCCACGGTATTCGCAGCTCGTTACCACCGTGCTGAGGCTGTACCCCGCCATCGGGCACGCACTCGGGCTCAAGATGCACCACGACGAGGTGATCGCGTTCTTCACCGGGCTCGTCGAGGACACGGTGGCGATGCGCGAACGGAGCGCCACCAAGCGTAACGACCTGCTCGACACCATGATCGAGCTGAAGAGTGCGACCGAGGCTGGCCTGACGATGAATGAGCTGACGGCGCAAGCGTTCGGTTTCTTTCTGGCCGGTTACGAAACGTCGTCTTCCAACATTACCTTCTGCCTGTACGAGCTGGCGTTGAACGAGGAGTGTCAGGAGCGGGCGAGAGCCTGCGTCCAAGAGGCTCTGCGGAAACATGGCGGCTTGACCTACGAGGCCATCGCGGATATGGAGTACTTGGATCGTTGCATAAACG AAACCCTGCGCAAATACCCACCGCTGCCGGTGCTTCATCGACTGTCCTGCAAACCGTACCAGCTTCCGGGCACCGACGTGATCCTCCCGGCTAAGATGAAGCTCCTCATACCGGTGTACGCGATCCAGCGGGACGAACGGTACTACCCCGACCCGGAACGCTTCGATCCGGACCGGTTCGCGCCGGAGGAGGTCGCCAAGCGCCACTTCAGCACGTTCCTTTCGTTCGGCGAAGGGCCACGGATATGTATCGGTCAGCGGCTGGGCGTGATGCAGTCACGCGTCGGCCTGGCGACGCTTTTAGCCCACTTCCGCTTCCGACCCGGGCCCAGCACACCGATCCCACTGGTGTACGCGAAGGATGCCGTGACGTTGCAGAACAACGGACCCGTCCGTCTGCTCGTCGAACCATTATAA